In Oryza sativa Japonica Group chromosome 1, ASM3414082v1, the genomic stretch cggcgggcgagcggagTCGTCAACGCCCGCCTCCCCCGCAGCGGCGTCCGGCGCCGGCCGAACCTGTCCCTCCTGGCCGACCGTTGCACGACCCCGCGTGAGCTCGCCGTCGTCCACGCCGCCATGCTCGtctccggccgcctcgccgacgACGCCTTCGCGGCGACCCGCCTTCTCGCCGCCTACGCCGTGCTCTCCCCTCCCGACGCCGTGCTCCGCCTCTTCGCCACGAGccacgagcggcggccggaatTCCGTGCGGAGCGCCGTCGCAACGAGCTCTGCCGCCTCGTGCTGGCTGCTGCGTCGGCGCAGAGGCAGCgcagggggaggaggatggaggCGGTGGTCCGGCGAGGGAGGAGCCTGGTagctgaggcggcggcggcggtgaggttgCCGAGGTCGCCGCCTCGCAGCCTCGCTCGCCTacaggaagaagatgaagaaaagggagagggaagaaagggggtgtgaggatgacatgtgggcccacggattttattatttttatgagatataattgccacgtctACGTCGCGTCAGCGCCATGTCAATGCCACATGAAACAGAGACCTAGTCAATTCATccacgtaggcgtcacgtcagTCAAAACCACCTTCCAAACCACCGAGGGATCTCGTTTACCCCGGTTTTAACAGTTCAGGACCgtttgtatctggttttggggtttacggacgaaaattggattcggtgtaaaattaagggaccttagatgaacttattccctcaAGAAATAGACTAGTAGTCACATATGGGCTTGTTTGTTAGAGCCTTTTGGGCCTTGAGTGTAAAACACAActagttctatttttttaacgGAACAGGCCCAACAGTCCAAGATAAATGAAATGAAATTAACAAACAATGGCTGAATGAGTTGCGACTCTCTTTCTGTTGACCGATAAAATTACACCAGCGAGAAAACGCTTTCTGTACGTACTACGaatgagaaagagaaagaaaaatcgAACTAGAATTAGAATGAACAATAGAGATCGTCGAGGTGAGATTTCTCACCCGCTCTCGCGTGAATTCGCGTGGGATCAATTTGCGAGCAAACGTCACTCCACTGTGCCACGAGGCACGTGCCTGCGTCGTGGAGCtgtcggcctcgccggcaccggCACGTCGGCGCGGCACAGGGGGCACGTCGGCCGCAGGCGCAGCCAGGCGTCGACGCAGCGGGCGTGGAAGGCGTGCGGGCAGCAGGGGAGCGCGCGCACCGTCTCCCCTTCCTCCACGGCGCCCAGGCACACCgcgcactccgccgccgccgccgccgcactacCTCCGCGGCGGGGAGGGAGCACGAAGCAGGGCAGCCGCGCAATGGCGGCGGAGTCGAGGCCGCCTCCCGACGACGAGCCGCCGATcccggcgccgaccgccgcctggAGCTCGCTCAGGCTGTCGACCAGGTGGTTCGCGTAGAGCACCGCGGCGTACCGCAGGACGACGATGGCGAGGGAGAACACCACGAGCTCCAGCGCCAGCCCGTCGTAGTACTGGCCGATCAGTGCGCTCACAACTTCAACGCCGTCCACGGCGCCCACCGTCGCCATTACGACAAACACGTCTCGCCCCGGCACGCCACCGTGGTGTCTGCAGCTGGGGGGGAGAGAGAACCGAGAAACCGAGAGAGGCAGTGAGCTACTGGGAGATTCTTGGAGCGCGCCTACCGGTGGTGAGATGAGAGACGAGAAATATCAACGGTCGCCGCACACGAATTGGGCGGGCGCGCGCTGCTGTTTTTTTTGATACTTGGCTCGCAGatcgggcggcgccgccgcagcggtTTCGGACTCTATCTTCGAGGCAACCACGCGGCCACGCCGACTAAAATAGGTCCaataaaatactactactacttgagTTCTGGCGTTAAGCAACGGCAAGGCATGGCAACGTTGACGTGCAAGTGTTGGGCCGTTCGCGAGGTTGGGAAGTCAAGCCATTGCTGCCGTCACGCGCAATGCTACATagtgggcgcgcgcgcgccagcgtgcgacggcgcgaggagggTGGGTGGCCGGTGTGCGGCGCGACGACGGTTGGATTGAGGGGGGAGTACGGTGGCGCCGCGCTATCGGACAACGGGCGAGTAATGGTCGCATGAAGAGTGCACAGGACATGACAGTGTGTACAATCCTAGTGGTAGTACTACTTCAGTATGGGTCGTGCCAGCGTACTAGTACATTGGTTAGCGCTGCGTGGGCCTTTGCCAGGGTGAGGGggaaatgaaaaaagaaaaatcaggtTCAGGAACCCTGATTAGCCCAAAGCACAACGATACGTGTTGTAGTTCGGCGTTGGCATTCGGCTAAATGGTCCATTACTGCTACTCGCCTACTCCATTAGAGAACTGGGCCCCATAAGCCAAGGTTAGTACTATTACATATCACAAGCTGATAAGATAAAGAGGGTGTCTCCTCAATCATCACGATGAACAAAGCCTTAATTGGACACATGACAGGAATCTTTTTCCAGCTGGTTTGGTTTATTTTGATTTCGGACTACTGGGAACTGGTAAGCTTGGAGCAACAAACTGGGGTTCATATACAGTGAAGTTAGTTAGTAATACATCTTATTCCCCGCAATTAATTCCGCAAAAGAAAAGTCATTTTTGGCATATAACCGTAGCTGGAATATCTTTATTAACAAAAATAAGAGGAAAGTTTAATATTAGTATAGGTATTACTTGTATGCTTGAAATTTCCTGTACCATTTGAATTTTGAAGATCTATACATGTACAACATTCGAATCGATCGGTGCCAAATTAGTCTTCGAAAAAGTAGGGGCTAAACCACTTCATTTTGGGCTACAATCGATCTGAGGGCCAGGCTTTTCTCGGCTTTGGGCCGTAAGCACGTAAGCTTAAGGCCCCATTTCATTTTAGATGATAAGCTGAGCTTACTAACCGCACACGAAACAAGGTGGATTATTAAGAGCAAAATTAATCAAgtttttaatataattatatttatttgaaaaatacatttattatatatttttaaaaaacttgtatatttttaaataatgaaAATGTTTTACATTATCTAAAACATTTAGTGGTTTGAAAAATGTACCCACAATAATTCAAAGGAGTGCTATTAGCCCGAACATCAGAAAATAACGGGGCCTACAGCCTACTTTCATCAAGTCCCTGACATACAAACAATGGGAATGTTCAGAAATCAGAAGCGATGGCTGCCAATTGGTACAGGAAAGCCAACACACATTTTTTCAAACCGGTTGTGCTGCGTAGCTAAATGCATCCACAGCAGCTGATGCCGAACGGAGCAATTACATTTCATCATTGATTCGTTCAAGACTTCAAATTATACACtatgtttcttcttcttttttacaTGCAAATTCTAATGAGAATCAATCTATCATTTTCTTATTTTCTAATGACCGCTTGCGTAAAATCAAACGGTGTTAAAAAAATGATCACCTCCGTAATGGGGCGCAAAAACTACACATGTCTAcccaaaggaaaaggaaaagattgAGAATGAAAACGCAAACGCGCGGTCATGTACTCTGTCACGCTGCTATTGCGCCTCCAAGTCCCTCTCGCCATTCTCCAATCTCGCCGGCTCcagcgccgacgccggcggcgcggcctcaTCCTCCGGCGTCTCCGCGCACctgccgtcgtcctcgtccggCGGTTTGTTGACCACCACCTCCGCCCGGCACACGGGGCAGGTGGTGTGCGCGACGAGCCACATGTCGACGCAGCCCCGGTGGAAGAGGTGCATGCACCTGGGCAGCTGCCTGgccacctcgccgtcggccaCCGCGCAGAGGCATATCGAGCACTCCCACCGGTCGCACTCGTCGCCCGTGCCGCGGTACTCGAACTTGGGCAGCGCGGCGATGGCGTCCTCGCCGAGGCCCGGCGCCGGCCGCTTCTTGTTGGTGAcgttcccggccgccgccgccgccgccgccgccgacgcggctgCCACCGTGACCCGGTTCACCGCGCGCCGCATGCGGTAGCACCGTATGGCGCAGAGCACGAGCACGATGACGAGCAGCGAGGCCAAGGAGATGGCGAGGACCTCGAGGTAGGAGGTGGTGGAGCAGCACGCGCGcgggttgctgctgctgctgcggcggtaCGACAGCCGGGAGAGCGCGAAGCAGGACTGGTCGACGGGGAGGCAGCCGGTGGTGGTCTGCTCGTGCAGGCCGCCCCTGTTGTTGCTGGTGGCGTCGAGGTGGCCGTCATTGGCGCCCATGGCGCGCATGCATGCAGACGTTTGGGCGGGGGGAGATCGATCGAGTGTGGGATAAGGGATAAATTAATAGGTTGGGTGTCTTTTTCTGGGGTTTTATGCATGTTTGTGGTGATGGGAGGGAGCAACCTGCGGCGGGAATGAGGGGGGAGGGGAACAGTGTTGTGGTACATGTTGACCCTTGACAGAATTAGCTTGTTTGTGAGTGATACTACTCTGATGGCTACGAGTAAATAGGAACGTGTGAATCGTGCTTTCACTTCGCTTTCATTGTGCCACTGCTATATTATTTCTGCTGCTTTGTGGAGATGGACTGCCTTCAAATCGGCCTCTAGGCAGGATCGTTCGTCCGTTGCAACCACAGCCATCGAATCCACAGCACCCAGCCCATATAAACTTGGAGGTCCGTGACGCCCGCCCAAACCCCCGAAGTCCTTGGGGTGGAAAACTTTGGGCCAGGCGACAAGGCAATGGCTGCCATGGACTCGGTATGATCTGAACCATTCCAAAGGAATTCACGCCGTCTCTTGTCGATCACCTCAGGAGACAAGACAATCCAATCGTCATGGATGGGTGCACCGGGATAGAAGAAAGAACGGATTGCACGAAAACTAGCCGGCCTGCCAGCCTAGGCCATGAGCTTCCCCTTCCATGACGGCTGCCGATATCTTGTGAACCATATCCACAAGCGGCTGATCCTCTAGTGTGTCTGGATCAGGTTCGAATCCACAGGTGCACATTGTAATGATTTTtatggatatttttttaaaaaaaattcacgaCTATTTGTGTGGTATTTGAGGAGTGGAGGGATACCTCTTTAGCAATTGAAAGAGTAACTTTGTTGATGTGGAGGGTGCCATGGGTTTTATGAATGCAATACGCATACTCAATGACCTTATCTTGAGTACTGTTTGCCAATTTCAGATgaagattcacaaatagaattAAATAATTGTGTACTACTTATATTGGGTTGGTAGTTTTTGATTTGTTTCCTCTTCATTATTGGTGTCTTTATATTTATTTAAACTACACTCATTTTGAGTGTTAGgttataataattggttgtagctgaTTGAGTAAATATCATGATGTTTTattctattatcttaaaaaaaatactcgaTGACCTTAAATACGATGAAGCAAGGGAAGTGGAGAGGGTAGGAAGACTACATAGCCTGATCCGgtgaattttcaaaaaaaaaaaaaaactacacagCCTGATCGATGGGCTCTACCATTTCGCTACCATATGTATCAAAAGGGTAAGTGAATAGATTTAATACTACTTCAAGATCTTGCTTTGATTAATTTTGAAATGATTGAAGGGTTGAGAATTATGACAACGACAGCTGAATTCTaaattcctttttaaaaaacatattgtttTGCTTACTGTCAGATTTTCTTTAGCATTTCCTGTATTTTCCTATTATATATTGAGCGAAATCTGTCTCCACCAAAACAAcgatatcttttttttcttttgaaagttATATGTTGTACTATGTAAAATGGATTCAAATACTTTGGATGATCATACCCACAGATGAGTTAACAAATTCATTTTGCCAATTCACATTTTGCAGCTTCTAATGCCTGATCAGGGAGGTGCGACATGAATATGATAGCTGTGGATCAATAAAATTTTGCGAGTGGTGCCATAAAGAAAGTTGCATGACTTGGTCTAACAATACAACAGATTACAGACACCATTTATTTACTGGAATTATTGGAGAAAATTTCAAAGGGGGATAAAACAGCGTGTACATGTCGTGGTTTCAAGTTAACTGGTTAATTTCATGTTTGCATGGTCAACTATGTCTGAAAACATCTTTACAAAAAACAATGTCCCTAAAAGGGACTAAAGCAACATTTTAACCGCACGTTAGGatgctttttctttctttcttttttttgtgtgtaaaTGTACATACGTGCTGCCGTGTCGATCACCTCCTAGCTAGAGTCCTACTGGATCGAATCTCAATCTGAATATCTGGTGGATGATATAATTCAATCGATCAGCTGCATGCACTTCCGCAACGATGCTAAAAACTAGAGAAGAATAATAAGTAAATATGAACAAGAAGCGACTAATGTAAATTTCAAAACATATATACAACATTTCACGCTCCTCAAATTTTGTAAATCCAAAAACAAAGCAGAGTTTACAAGGCTCACCGGAAAACGACTGCTATTTACTCTCCAAGTCCGTTTCCGGGCCAGGCGCTCGCGCATCGAGCTGCTCtggcggcgccgacgcggcaCGCGACGTTGACGACGCGCCCACCATTTCACCCTTCAGCATCTCAACCGGCACGACGACGGACATAGACACGCGTGGCCCGACGAGGTCGGGCGTCACCGCTATGCGCGCGACTATGgcgtcggcgagctcgtcggccggcgcggccttcccgcggCACACCGGGCACGAGGCGCGGGACGAGAGCCACATGTCGATGCACTCCCGGTGGAACACGTGCCCGCACGCCGGGAGCTGCCTCACCGTCTCCCCCTCGTCGACGGCGCTGAGGCACACCGCGCActccaccgacgacgacgacgccgagtcCGAGACCTCGCCGTCGTCACGGGCTCGCACGTACGGGAACGACGGGAGGcgcgcgatggcggcggcgtctaGGCCGAACCTAggcggcgtcggccgccgctgctcctgcTCCATGACCAGGGGACGAtcacgccggcgacgagcaaCGCGGAGTGCTCGAAGGCAGATGAAGATGGTGATGAGGAAGAAGCTCAGGGCGAACGACGCGGCCAACGCGCCGAACAACGTCGTGGTGCTGCAGCATCcggagttgccgccgccgccgccgccggccgcctctcctcccggcAAGTATGTCGTCGTGCCATTTGACGACgacatggtggtggtggtggaaggAAGGGACTTTTGTGACTTGTGAGACCGTGAACTTAGTAACGAACCGTATATAATGTTGACCTTCGTTTCTTTTCTGTTTAAACGAGAAGACGACGTGTGTGCTGAGCTGGCGCTTGGATTGCCACGTTGTCGCTTGGTTTGGACCAGCTAGGCCCTTGTTTGTTTGGCCCAAGTTGGCGGCCCGCCTAGCAGTACGGTCCGGCCTGCGTTCGCATGGGCCCGTCCCACAGGTTTCAGTTAGCCCATTTCCCAGTTTTACCTTTTCCTATGATGATGATAGCGGTCAGCTCCGTTACAGTATTTTCCGTTCCGTTGACAGTTTTTCGGTACCTTTATTACTGGTGTGAAAGCGAATAAATGTTTGCTATAGTTAGTAAATACAGATATGGAATGAGGTGAATTTATTTGCTTGCTATTGATTTTACGCgtctttttttttaccgcgtctgGCTGTGATTGGTAACGGGCGTTTTCGTCCTCATCCAAGCTCTGTATCTAAAACTGTATACGTACAagattatattattatataccCTATAAAAAGGCAGAAGAAAACGTACGCGGTTATCCTCAAAAAAGAGGGGGTTAAA encodes the following:
- the LOC4325571 gene encoding RING-H2 finger protein ATL39, with translation MATVGAVDGVEVVSALIGQYYDGLALELVVFSLAIVVLRYAAVLYANHLVDSLSELQAAVGAGIGGSSSGGGLDSAAIARLPCFVLPPRRGGSAAAAAAECAVCLGAVEEGETVRALPCCPHAFHARCVDAWLRLRPTCPLCRADVPVPARPTAPRRRHVPRGTVE
- the LOC107278670 gene encoding RING-H2 finger protein ATL8, which gives rise to MRAMGANDGHLDATSNNRGGLHEQTTTGCLPVDQSCFALSRLSYRRSSSSNPRACCSTTSYLEVLAISLASLLVIVLVLCAIRCYRMRRAVNRVTVAAASAAAAAAAAGNVTNKKRPAPGLGEDAIAALPKFEYRGTGDECDRWECSICLCAVADGEVARQLPRCMHLFHRGCVDMWLVAHTTCPVCRAEVVVNKPPDEDDGRCAETPEDEAAPPASALEPARLENGERDLEAQ
- the LOC107278375 gene encoding RING-H2 finger protein ATL39 produces the protein MSSSNGTTTYLPGGEAAGGGGGGNSGCCSTTTLFGALAASFALSFFLITIFICLRALRVARRRRDRPLVMEQEQRRPTPPRFGLDAAAIARLPSFPYVRARDDGEVSDSASSSSVECAVCLSAVDEGETVRQLPACGHVFHRECIDMWLSSRASCPVCRGKAAPADELADAIVARIAVTPDLVGPRVSMSVVVPVEMLKGEMVGASSTSRAASAPPEQLDARAPGPETDLESK